A region from the Desulfitobacterium dehalogenans ATCC 51507 genome encodes:
- a CDS encoding class I SAM-dependent methyltransferase, protein MEAIQHGSIEKNKSVGDMNYFELLAWLGIGSSHPGGFPATIKNLEVMDVNSEDFILDAGCGSGLTVCQLAKSKGCKIIGVDINSQMIEKARQRAEHEEVAHLAEFRVADVNSLPFPDNHFDWVMCESITVFLDKEKVYKEFFRVLKPEGRIADLEMALLYELPPQLRSQMEFCYGKGTAPLSFEEWSKTLAEAGFEDVEIKNPQALRNTNSNLILNELKKDWMLVKDLVQKVSSHPGLYRRLQQNANFMKNYKGYFGFGLICGRKPTPPEPPKKPTLKERFLNNLKIFKDKIPHRKSFSV, encoded by the coding sequence ATGGAAGCCATTCAACATGGATCGATAGAAAAAAACAAGTCCGTTGGAGACATGAATTACTTTGAGCTCTTAGCCTGGCTGGGCATTGGGAGCTCTCATCCAGGAGGATTTCCGGCCACCATCAAAAACCTGGAAGTTATGGATGTGAACTCCGAAGATTTCATTCTTGACGCAGGTTGCGGCAGCGGCCTTACAGTTTGTCAGTTGGCCAAAAGCAAGGGCTGCAAAATCATCGGAGTGGATATCAACTCCCAAATGATCGAAAAAGCCCGGCAGAGAGCCGAGCACGAAGAAGTCGCTCATCTGGCGGAATTCAGGGTAGCCGATGTCAACAGCCTCCCCTTTCCCGACAATCACTTTGATTGGGTCATGTGCGAATCCATTACTGTCTTCTTAGATAAAGAAAAAGTCTACAAAGAGTTCTTTCGTGTCTTAAAGCCCGAAGGCCGGATTGCCGATCTGGAGATGGCTTTACTCTATGAGCTGCCCCCCCAACTTCGCTCTCAGATGGAGTTCTGTTATGGCAAAGGCACCGCTCCCCTGTCTTTTGAGGAATGGAGCAAAACCCTGGCAGAAGCAGGGTTTGAGGATGTGGAAATCAAAAATCCCCAAGCTTTGCGAAACACCAACAGCAACCTCATCTTAAACGAGCTGAAAAAAGACTGGATGCTTGTCAAGGATCTGGTGCAAAAGGTCTCCAGTCACCCGGGCCTATACAGACGCTTGCAGCAGAATGCCAACTTTATGAAAAACTATAAAGGGTATTTCGGTTTTGGCTTGATCTGTGGCAGGAAACCCACACCCCCTGAACCGCCCAAAAAGCCCACCCTTAAAGAAAGGTTTCTTAATAACCTTAAAATCTTTAAGGATAAAATTCCTCACCGCAAATCATTTTCTGTGTAA
- a CDS encoding aminotransferase class V-fold PLP-dependent enzyme yields MARTDLRFKIATSKEEFEQIHHLNYKTFVKEIPQHEANSQERLIDPFHPENIYCICLRRGKLVGMLACRDKRPFSIDRKLEDLDSYLPLHSSICEIRLLAVEKDVRGTRVLLGLMSLLFEHCQKQGYDLAVISGTVRQLKLYNHLGFKPFGPLVGTAAASYQPMYITREHLSQKLIELLDTFRSKDDWRESVNFLPGPVRIRQEVQEAFKRAPCSHRSEEFSAAMAGIKKDLTQWLKARHVQILLGSGTLANDVVGAYLFAMMGKKKGLVLSNGEFGNRLLDQARRAGLNFEEHAIPWGKGFDYKEIEKRLDKRDDPLQWLWAVHLETSTGVLNDLPRLKDLCCQHQIALAVDCVSSIGAVPMDLSGVYLASGVSGKALCSYPGLSFVCYNQVLKGGTLPRYMDLELYQQSEGVPFTQSSNLVYALQQALEYAVDRDMSINQRLGEWLRAKLQELGIQVLASAEEAAPNVLTLVLPQGIRSIECGDKLEKEGYALSYRSSYLRQRNWIQVCLMGEYEPEEIQAFPEVLGQCMKKLGLRDSKEGE; encoded by the coding sequence ATGGCAAGAACGGATTTGAGATTTAAAATTGCCACTAGTAAAGAGGAATTTGAGCAAATCCATCACTTAAACTACAAAACCTTTGTCAAAGAAATTCCTCAACATGAAGCGAATAGCCAGGAAAGGCTGATCGATCCCTTTCACCCGGAAAATATCTACTGCATCTGTCTGCGTCGGGGGAAGCTTGTGGGGATGTTGGCTTGCCGGGATAAACGTCCTTTTTCGATCGATCGGAAATTAGAGGATTTAGATTCTTATCTGCCTCTCCATAGCTCAATCTGTGAAATTCGTCTATTGGCCGTGGAGAAGGATGTGCGGGGAACGCGAGTGCTGCTGGGTCTGATGAGTCTGCTTTTTGAGCATTGTCAAAAACAGGGCTACGACTTGGCTGTAATCTCTGGTACAGTACGGCAGTTGAAGTTATATAATCACCTGGGATTTAAACCCTTTGGCCCTCTGGTAGGGACAGCGGCGGCTTCTTATCAGCCCATGTACATTACACGAGAGCATCTAAGCCAAAAACTTATAGAATTGCTCGATACCTTCAGAAGCAAAGATGATTGGAGAGAAAGTGTGAATTTTCTTCCCGGGCCGGTCAGGATTCGTCAGGAGGTGCAAGAGGCCTTTAAGAGAGCTCCTTGCTCCCATCGGTCTGAGGAATTCTCGGCAGCTATGGCTGGGATCAAAAAGGATCTGACCCAATGGCTGAAGGCTCGACACGTCCAGATTCTGCTGGGATCAGGGACTTTGGCCAATGATGTGGTGGGGGCTTATCTATTCGCCATGATGGGCAAGAAAAAAGGCCTGGTTCTCAGCAACGGAGAGTTCGGGAACCGCTTGCTGGATCAGGCACGACGGGCAGGTCTCAATTTTGAAGAACACGCCATTCCCTGGGGGAAAGGGTTCGATTATAAGGAAATCGAAAAGCGGCTGGATAAAAGGGATGACCCGCTTCAGTGGCTCTGGGCAGTTCATCTGGAAACCTCCACAGGGGTGCTCAATGATTTGCCAAGGCTGAAGGATCTTTGCTGCCAACATCAAATCGCTCTGGCTGTGGATTGCGTGAGTTCCATCGGTGCTGTACCTATGGACTTAAGCGGGGTCTATCTGGCTTCAGGAGTTAGTGGCAAAGCGCTCTGCTCCTATCCTGGGCTGAGCTTTGTCTGCTATAATCAGGTGCTCAAAGGCGGAACATTGCCCCGTTATATGGATCTGGAGTTATATCAACAGTCGGAGGGGGTTCCTTTTACCCAATCCTCCAATCTCGTCTATGCTTTGCAACAGGCCTTAGAGTATGCAGTGGATAGAGATATGAGCATTAATCAAAGACTGGGGGAGTGGCTCAGGGCTAAGCTGCAGGAACTTGGAATTCAGGTATTGGCCTCTGCTGAAGAGGCCGCCCCGAATGTTCTTACCCTGGTACTGCCTCAAGGAATCAGGTCCATAGAATGTGGTGACAAATTGGAAAAAGAGGGCTATGCTCTCAGCTATCGCAGCTCTTATCTTCGCCAGCGTAATTGGATTCAAGTCTGCTTAATGGGGGAGTATGAACCAGAGGAAATTCAGGCATTTCCGGAAGTCCTCGGGCAATGTATGAAGAAATTAGGATTAAGAGATAGTAAAGAGGGGGAATAG
- the mscL gene encoding large conductance mechanosensitive channel protein MscL, whose amino-acid sequence MWKEFKEFAMKGNVIDLAVGVIIGGAFGKIVTSLVNDVIMPVVGLLLGQVDFSNAFITLGDGDFATVADAQTAGVPTLNYGLFINNIVDFLIIAFTIFILIKQINRFNRRKEVKEEVVEEATTKPCPYCYVEIHKDATRCPHCTSVLGD is encoded by the coding sequence ATGTGGAAAGAATTTAAAGAGTTTGCTATGAAGGGGAATGTCATCGATCTGGCTGTGGGTGTCATTATCGGAGGTGCCTTTGGCAAAATCGTGACTTCTTTAGTCAATGATGTAATTATGCCTGTAGTGGGTCTTCTCTTGGGTCAAGTGGATTTTTCCAATGCCTTTATTACTCTGGGAGATGGGGATTTTGCCACTGTCGCAGATGCTCAGACCGCCGGTGTCCCTACTCTGAATTACGGATTATTCATTAATAATATAGTGGATTTTCTCATCATTGCTTTCACTATTTTTATTTTGATTAAGCAGATAAACCGCTTTAATAGACGGAAAGAAGTCAAAGAAGAGGTGGTGGAGGAAGCAACCACCAAGCCTTGTCCGTATTGTTATGTGGAAATACATAAGGATGCTACACGGTGCCCTCATTGCACTTCGGTCTTAGGGGATTGA
- a CDS encoding RluA family pseudouridine synthase translates to MNNEQDLWTYTLQPQDDGQKYQEILFRKFHFSRKLIQHLKQAEERVWVNGVFTFLTARGKAGEILAVQLQTPETNSIPGEDLPLEILYEDDYFLAVNKPAGQVVHPTPRYPTGTIGNAVVGYWLAQGEARPFRPIHRIDRNTSGVVVVGKNQFAHQQMAWQHTHRRIHKCYLGIVEGQVKEDQGVINAPIALAPGSFMQRQISLEGSPAVTHYRVLERYQDASLLEFILETGRTHQIRVHCQHLGHSLLGDDLYGGSLARIDRQALHSSIYEFNHPLTGELTSIQAPLPEDLLQLLRGLRSFNA, encoded by the coding sequence ATGAACAATGAGCAAGACCTTTGGACCTATACTCTTCAGCCCCAGGATGATGGGCAGAAATACCAGGAAATCCTCTTTCGCAAATTCCATTTCTCCCGTAAGTTAATCCAGCATCTGAAGCAGGCGGAAGAGCGGGTCTGGGTTAACGGAGTATTCACTTTTCTGACAGCCCGGGGCAAAGCCGGTGAGATCCTGGCCGTTCAACTCCAAACCCCGGAGACCAACAGTATCCCCGGTGAGGACCTGCCCCTGGAGATTCTTTATGAAGATGATTATTTTCTGGCTGTCAATAAGCCCGCCGGGCAAGTCGTTCATCCCACTCCCCGCTATCCTACAGGAACCATAGGCAACGCCGTCGTAGGCTATTGGCTGGCCCAAGGAGAAGCGCGTCCCTTTCGCCCCATTCACCGCATTGATCGCAACACCTCGGGAGTAGTGGTGGTAGGGAAAAATCAATTCGCCCACCAACAAATGGCTTGGCAGCATACTCACCGACGCATTCATAAATGCTATTTGGGAATCGTCGAAGGACAGGTGAAAGAGGACCAGGGTGTCATCAATGCCCCCATTGCCCTCGCTCCCGGCAGCTTTATGCAAAGACAGATTTCCCTGGAGGGCTCACCCGCAGTCACTCACTATAGAGTTTTAGAGCGTTATCAAGACGCCTCTTTGCTGGAATTTATCCTGGAAACCGGCCGCACCCACCAGATTCGGGTCCATTGTCAACACTTGGGGCATTCCCTTTTAGGGGACGACCTCTATGGAGGCAGTTTGGCAAGGATCGATCGCCAAGCACTTCACTCCTCCATCTATGAGTTTAATCATCCCCTGACCGGTGAACTGACTTCCATCCAGGCTCCTCTTCCCGAGGATTTACTGCAGCTTCTGAGGGGACTACGTTCCTTCAATGCCTGA